The following are from one region of the Paenalkalicoccus suaedae genome:
- the hemL gene encoding glutamate-1-semialdehyde 2,1-aminomutase, with translation MNNQKSQEAFQKAKPLMPGGVNSPVRAFKSVGMDPVYMERGEGSHIWDLDGNEYIDYVLSWGPLIHGHADKQVIEAVKAMADKGTSFGAPHEMETKLAELVIERVPSVEVVRMVSSGTEATMSALRLARGYTGRNKILKFEGCYHGHGDSLLIKAGSGVATLGLPDSPGVPESVASNTLTVPFNDMDSLRLAFEKFGDDIAGVIMEPVTGNMGVVRPKEGYLEGVRELTKEYGSLLIFDEVMTGFRVGYNCAQGELGVTPDLTCLGKVIGGGLPAGAFGGKREIMEQIAPAGNIYQAGTLSGNPLAMTAGYETISQLTKESYEHFDHIGAMLETGLREAAEKHGIPCHTTRAGSMIGFFFTNEEVVDFKTAQTSDLDMFKRYFQQMLENGVSVPPSQFEGLFLSTKHTEADIQATIEAADKAFAAIK, from the coding sequence ATGAATAATCAAAAATCTCAAGAGGCGTTTCAAAAAGCAAAGCCACTCATGCCAGGTGGTGTAAACAGTCCTGTTCGAGCATTTAAATCTGTCGGTATGGATCCCGTTTACATGGAGCGAGGAGAAGGCTCTCACATTTGGGATTTAGATGGAAACGAATATATTGACTACGTGCTTTCATGGGGACCATTAATTCATGGTCACGCGGACAAGCAAGTCATTGAAGCAGTAAAGGCAATGGCCGATAAAGGTACAAGCTTTGGTGCGCCACACGAAATGGAAACGAAGCTTGCTGAGCTTGTTATTGAGCGAGTTCCTTCTGTTGAAGTAGTACGCATGGTAAGCTCCGGTACGGAGGCTACGATGAGTGCGCTTCGTTTAGCACGTGGCTATACAGGTCGCAATAAGATTTTGAAGTTTGAGGGCTGCTACCACGGACACGGGGACTCTCTTTTAATTAAAGCGGGGTCTGGCGTTGCGACTCTTGGTCTGCCTGATAGCCCAGGTGTTCCTGAATCGGTTGCGTCGAACACGTTAACCGTTCCATTTAATGATATGGACAGTCTTCGTCTTGCTTTCGAAAAGTTTGGTGACGATATTGCAGGAGTTATTATGGAGCCTGTTACAGGGAATATGGGTGTCGTTCGTCCAAAGGAAGGCTATTTAGAAGGAGTTCGTGAACTAACAAAAGAGTACGGTTCTCTTCTCATTTTTGATGAAGTAATGACTGGTTTCCGCGTTGGCTATAACTGTGCCCAAGGAGAGCTTGGGGTAACACCTGACTTAACGTGCTTAGGTAAAGTAATCGGCGGTGGTTTACCAGCTGGAGCCTTCGGTGGTAAGCGTGAGATTATGGAGCAAATCGCGCCAGCAGGTAACATTTATCAAGCAGGTACACTATCTGGTAATCCACTTGCTATGACAGCTGGATACGAGACAATCAGCCAGCTAACAAAAGAATCGTATGAGCATTTTGATCACATCGGAGCAATGCTTGAAACAGGTTTACGTGAGGCAGCGGAGAAGCACGGTATTCCGTGTCACACTACTCGAGCTGGATCAATGATTGGTTTCTTCTTTACGAATGAAGAAGTGGTGGACTTTAAAACTGCTCAAACGTCTGATCTAGACATGTTTAAGCGCTACTTCCAGCAAATGCTCGAGAACGGTGTATCTGTACCACCTTCTCAGTTTGAAGGATTATTCCTATCTACTAAGCATACAGAAGCAGATATTCAAGCTACTATCGAGGCAGCAGACAAGGCGTTTGCGGCGATTAAATAA
- the hemB gene encoding porphobilinogen synthase — protein sequence MTKATFDRHRRLRSSAQIRSSIRENHVRVEDLIYPIFVKEGENIKNEVASMPGVYQWSLDRLEEELQEVVRRGISSIILFGVPKEKDDVGSSAYSDEGIVQQGIRFVKERYPNLTVIADTCLCQFTDHGHCGVVHDGEILNDQSLELLTKTAVSQAQAGADIIAPSNMMDGFVAAIRKGLDEAGFVHTPIMSYAVKYASAFYGPFRDAAHSSPKSGDRKTYQMDPANRREAFREAASDVEEGADYLIVKPALSYLDIIRDVREREDLPIVAYNVSGEYSMIKAAAQNGWVNEEAIVMEKMVSMKRAGADLILTYFAKDVADYLQQGENGGTSDE from the coding sequence GTGACTAAAGCTACTTTTGATCGACATCGTCGACTTCGTTCGTCGGCTCAAATTCGATCTTCTATTAGAGAAAATCATGTCCGTGTTGAGGACTTAATTTACCCGATCTTTGTAAAAGAAGGGGAGAATATTAAAAATGAAGTGGCGTCTATGCCTGGTGTTTACCAGTGGTCATTAGATCGCTTAGAGGAAGAGCTACAAGAGGTTGTTCGTCGTGGCATCTCTTCTATCATTCTTTTTGGCGTACCGAAGGAGAAGGATGACGTTGGTTCAAGCGCTTATTCGGATGAAGGAATTGTCCAACAAGGAATTCGTTTTGTGAAAGAACGATATCCGAATCTTACGGTCATTGCAGATACGTGCCTTTGTCAGTTCACCGACCACGGTCACTGTGGTGTGGTGCATGATGGCGAGATTTTAAATGATCAGTCTTTAGAGCTATTAACGAAAACAGCAGTTTCTCAAGCACAAGCAGGAGCAGATATTATCGCTCCATCTAATATGATGGACGGCTTTGTTGCGGCTATTCGAAAAGGGTTGGACGAAGCTGGCTTTGTTCACACGCCAATCATGAGCTATGCCGTTAAATACGCGTCGGCGTTTTACGGACCATTCCGTGATGCTGCGCACTCTTCGCCTAAGTCAGGCGATCGTAAAACGTATCAAATGGATCCAGCAAACCGTCGTGAAGCATTCCGAGAGGCGGCGTCTGACGTAGAGGAAGGTGCGGACTACTTGATCGTGAAGCCTGCGCTCTCTTACCTTGATATCATTCGTGATGTACGCGAGCGTGAGGATCTTCCGATCGTGGCGTATAACGTTAGCGGAGAATATTCGATGATCAAAGCAGCTGCTCAAAATGGCTGGGTCAACGAAGAGGCGATTGTGATGGAAAAAATGGTCAGCATGAAGCGAGCTGGAGCAGATCTTATTTTAACGTACTTTGCAAAAGACGTAGCGGACTATCTTCAACAAGGGGAAAACGGAGGGACAAGCGATGAATAA
- a CDS encoding uroporphyrinogen-III synthase: protein MSLQGRHVLNTRARHQATTLTNKLESYGAVSIEVPLITIKQAYNETDIRAGLSCDWIVFTSVNSYTFLMKAMQEFSIPKESLSQMHIAAVGKKTKQLLEAEGLHVAIMPSEYHAEALVCAMKPALGDVFYPRSKVARKTLTEGLRAQGKLVVEAILYETVTNESVQAELSLALPKIDTVIFASPSAVRAFKELAGGDALQDKLVGAIGHITEQALQGIAVKALVTPHESTIESLLEEIHVKVGDICD, encoded by the coding sequence ATGTCTTTACAAGGTCGGCATGTTTTAAATACACGAGCACGTCATCAAGCAACCACTTTAACGAATAAGCTTGAAAGCTATGGAGCGGTTAGTATCGAAGTACCGCTCATTACAATAAAGCAAGCCTACAACGAGACAGATATTCGAGCAGGGTTATCCTGCGACTGGATTGTGTTTACGAGCGTAAATAGCTACACGTTTTTAATGAAGGCCATGCAGGAGTTTTCTATCCCAAAAGAGTCATTGTCTCAGATGCACATCGCAGCTGTCGGTAAAAAGACGAAGCAGCTGTTAGAAGCAGAGGGGCTACACGTTGCTATTATGCCGAGTGAGTATCATGCAGAGGCACTCGTCTGTGCAATGAAGCCTGCTTTGGGTGATGTATTTTATCCGAGAAGTAAGGTGGCAAGAAAAACGCTCACAGAAGGCTTACGGGCTCAAGGCAAGCTCGTCGTAGAGGCGATTTTATATGAAACTGTGACGAATGAATCTGTTCAGGCAGAGCTCTCTTTGGCATTGCCCAAAATCGATACCGTCATATTTGCAAGCCCTTCTGCTGTAAGAGCCTTCAAGGAGCTTGCAGGCGGAGATGCTCTGCAAGATAAACTAGTTGGCGCGATTGGGCACATTACTGAACAGGCGTTACAGGGAATAGCAGTTAAAGCGCTCGTTACTCCGCATGAATCAACAATAGAATCCTTATTAGAAGAAATACACGTAAAGGTAGGAGATATATGTGACTAA
- the hemC gene encoding hydroxymethylbilane synthase → MRKIVIGSRRSNLALTQTKWVIKKLEALGLPYEFEIKEIVTKGDKILDVMLSKVGGKGLFVKEIEQAMYDGEIDMAVHSMKDLPSVIAEGLTIGAVPEREDPRDAFISNSGQPLAELPEGAIVGTSSLRRSSQVLMQRPDIKIQWIRGNIETRLRKCREEDYDAIILAAAGLSRVGWDSSIVSEFMSPETSVPAVGQGALGIECRADDQELLDLLAHINDENTARTVAAERSFLHTVEGGCQVPIAGYATLNDNNDVTLTALVASPDGKEVYKETITGSDPVAIGKQAAEKMLSEGAKELLDKVKAELDE, encoded by the coding sequence ATGAGGAAAATAGTAATTGGATCAAGACGAAGCAATCTTGCGTTAACACAAACAAAATGGGTGATCAAGAAGCTAGAAGCACTAGGATTACCATATGAATTTGAAATTAAAGAAATCGTCACAAAGGGCGACAAAATATTAGATGTTATGCTTTCTAAAGTTGGTGGCAAGGGTCTGTTTGTGAAAGAGATTGAGCAGGCAATGTACGACGGAGAAATCGACATGGCTGTTCACAGCATGAAGGATTTACCGTCTGTTATTGCGGAAGGCCTTACGATTGGTGCAGTACCAGAGCGTGAGGACCCACGCGACGCGTTTATCTCTAATAGTGGACAACCTTTAGCGGAGCTTCCCGAGGGAGCTATCGTCGGAACAAGCAGTTTACGACGTTCCTCTCAAGTGTTGATGCAGCGTCCAGATATTAAAATTCAGTGGATTCGAGGCAATATCGAGACTCGTTTACGTAAATGTCGCGAAGAGGACTATGATGCGATTATTTTAGCTGCTGCCGGATTATCTCGAGTAGGCTGGGATAGCAGCATCGTATCGGAATTTATGTCTCCAGAGACATCTGTTCCTGCTGTCGGCCAAGGTGCTCTCGGTATCGAATGTCGCGCAGATGATCAAGAGCTACTTGATTTACTTGCTCATATTAATGACGAAAATACAGCAAGAACTGTAGCAGCTGAACGCTCGTTCCTCCATACAGTAGAAGGCGGTTGTCAGGTGCCAATTGCAGGCTATGCAACGCTTAATGATAATAATGACGTGACGCTCACAGCATTAGTTGCTTCTCCGGATGGAAAAGAAGTATATAAAGAAACTATTACGGGTAGTGACCCAGTAGCGATTGGGAAACAAGCAGCAGAAAAAATGCTTTCTGAAGGGGCAAAAGAGCTACTTGATAAGGTGAAAGCGGAACTAGACGAATAG
- a CDS encoding cytochrome C assembly family protein → MIDIYFFLMLAVYATSVGFYFIGFLKNNQKVTRLAFWLLSIVWVSQTALLVLRTIEFGRFPVMTVFEGMFFYVWILVSISLIVHWMYLSGLLQAFINLLGWALLLTYTLAPEGNISTRLMELFIFELLFVHVTFLILSYAVFTISFGFSMLYFLQHHLLKRKLWGKWMGKIGDLYKLEKWSYRFALVGFPMLAGGLILGVIWSFQTVGYVPWLDSKVLTSLLVLLSYGFYLFQYIVNSRRGYGMVLVNIASFLVVLINYFLSSLFTNFHIW, encoded by the coding sequence GTGATAGATATCTATTTCTTCCTTATGCTAGCGGTTTATGCAACTAGCGTCGGATTCTATTTTATTGGATTTCTTAAAAACAACCAGAAGGTGACGCGTCTTGCCTTCTGGTTGCTTTCTATTGTTTGGGTATCTCAAACTGCGCTACTTGTGCTTCGGACGATCGAATTTGGTCGATTCCCAGTCATGACTGTTTTTGAGGGTATGTTCTTTTACGTTTGGATCCTCGTCTCTATTTCGCTCATTGTTCACTGGATGTATCTATCTGGTCTTTTGCAAGCGTTTATTAATTTACTCGGCTGGGCTTTATTACTCACATACACATTAGCGCCTGAGGGCAATATTTCGACTAGACTCATGGAGCTATTTATATTCGAGCTACTGTTTGTTCACGTGACATTTTTAATTTTATCGTATGCCGTATTCACTATATCCTTTGGTTTTTCGATGCTTTATTTCCTTCAGCACCATTTACTCAAAAGGAAGCTGTGGGGCAAATGGATGGGCAAAATAGGGGATTTATATAAGCTCGAAAAATGGTCGTATCGATTTGCGTTAGTTGGATTCCCTATGTTAGCAGGAGGGCTGATTTTAGGAGTGATATGGTCGTTCCAAACAGTAGGCTACGTTCCGTGGCTCGATAGTAAAGTACTTACGTCTCTACTTGTCCTACTAAGCTATGGATTTTATCTCTTTCAATATATCGTAAATTCACGAAGAGGCTATGGAATGGTTCTCGTCAACATTGCATCATTTTTAGTCGTACTCATCAACTATTTTTTATCAAGTCTATTCACGAACTTTCACATCTGGTAA
- the hemA gene encoding glutamyl-tRNA reductase has product MHILVTSLNYKTTPVEIRENFAFKESELAEALAELRGSKSILECVLISTCNRTELYVVADQVHTGRYYTKLFLENWFGVPKEDFSHHLHVREDEHAIEHLFRVACGLDSMVLGETQILGQVRDSFQLAQAQQTTGTIFNELFKQAITLAKRAHSETAIGENAVSVSYAAVELGKKIFGDFADKKVLVMGAGKMSELTAKNLTSNGIADITVMNRTKERAEELAAKFSGQAQGMDKLHDSLIEADIMISSTGSSDYILRKEDVKQLIKKRKGRPLFLVDIAVPRDLDPALAELDNIYLYDIDDLQGIVAANLEERKQEAEKIELMIEEDLVSFSHWLDTLGVVPAITALRNKATTIQEQTMESLERKLSSLSEREKKVVRKHMKSIINQLLRDPITALKEIPAEENPEELLAYMTKVFGIEEEINSQEKTMSYNIQINKVEREWSIEKRKLQLAKREAVVSRSV; this is encoded by the coding sequence ATGCATATATTAGTGACAAGCTTAAACTATAAAACAACGCCAGTAGAGATCCGAGAGAACTTTGCGTTCAAAGAGTCGGAATTAGCAGAGGCGTTAGCAGAATTACGTGGCTCTAAGAGCATCTTAGAGTGCGTGCTTATTTCAACATGTAATCGAACAGAGCTGTATGTGGTTGCAGACCAAGTGCATACAGGTCGTTATTATACGAAGTTATTTTTAGAGAATTGGTTTGGTGTGCCTAAAGAAGACTTTAGTCATCATCTTCACGTACGTGAGGACGAGCATGCTATTGAGCACTTGTTCCGTGTAGCCTGTGGACTAGATTCGATGGTGTTAGGTGAGACTCAAATTCTTGGGCAGGTTCGAGATAGCTTCCAGCTTGCACAAGCGCAACAAACGACAGGTACGATATTTAATGAGTTATTCAAGCAGGCTATTACACTTGCGAAACGTGCTCACTCTGAGACGGCAATTGGCGAGAACGCAGTATCTGTTTCCTATGCTGCAGTAGAGCTTGGCAAGAAGATTTTTGGTGATTTCGCAGATAAAAAAGTACTCGTAATGGGTGCTGGTAAAATGAGCGAATTAACGGCTAAAAACTTAACATCTAATGGAATCGCCGATATTACCGTCATGAACCGTACGAAGGAGAGAGCCGAAGAATTAGCCGCTAAATTTAGTGGTCAAGCTCAAGGTATGGACAAGCTACATGATTCACTAATTGAAGCGGATATTATGATCAGCTCGACTGGATCTTCTGATTACATTTTACGTAAAGAAGACGTGAAGCAGCTTATTAAAAAGCGCAAAGGTAGACCATTATTCTTAGTAGATATTGCGGTACCTAGAGACTTAGATCCAGCTTTAGCGGAACTTGATAATATTTATCTTTATGACATTGATGATCTTCAAGGAATCGTTGCAGCTAACTTAGAAGAGCGTAAGCAAGAAGCAGAAAAAATCGAGCTTATGATTGAAGAGGATCTTGTGTCCTTTAGTCATTGGTTAGATACACTTGGTGTTGTTCCTGCGATTACAGCACTTCGTAACAAGGCGACAACAATTCAAGAGCAAACAATGGAGAGCTTAGAGCGAAAGCTATCAAGCCTATCTGAGCGCGAGAAAAAGGTTGTTAGAAAGCACATGAAGAGCATTATTAATCAGCTTTTACGCGATCCGATTACAGCACTCAAAGAGATCCCAGCTGAAGAAAATCCTGAAGAATTACTCGCTTATATGACGAAGGTATTCGGCATTGAAGAGGAAATTAATAGTCAGGAAAAGACGATGTCTTACAATATACAAATCAATAAAGTAGAGCGAGAGTGGAGCATTGAGAAGCGCAAGCTACAGCTAGCAAAACGCGAAGCCGTTGTTTCGCGTTCTGTGTAA
- a CDS encoding amino acid ABC transporter ATP-binding protein, with protein MSELITIHNLHKSFGDNHVLRGVDLSVERGEVVCLIGASGSGKSTLLRCINYLEQKDEGTIEFEGKSILPKAKSIKELRQKVGMVFQHFHLFPHKTVLENVMEAPVHVKGVSKKEAIAEGKQLLDKVGLQDKYEAYPSSLSGGQQQRVAIARALAMKPTLMLFDEPTSALDPELVGEVLDTMKQLAKEGMTMIIVTHEMGFAREVANKTVFMHDGVIIEGGPSKEFFANPKELRTKEFLGKVLS; from the coding sequence GTGTCTGAGTTAATTACAATTCACAATTTGCACAAATCTTTTGGTGATAATCACGTATTACGAGGCGTGGATTTATCGGTAGAGCGGGGCGAAGTAGTTTGCTTAATTGGGGCCAGCGGCTCTGGTAAAAGTACGCTTTTACGCTGCATTAATTATTTGGAGCAAAAGGATGAAGGTACGATTGAGTTTGAGGGGAAATCTATTCTACCAAAGGCGAAATCGATTAAAGAGCTAAGACAAAAAGTTGGCATGGTGTTTCAGCACTTTCACCTTTTCCCACATAAGACGGTCCTTGAGAATGTCATGGAAGCCCCTGTTCACGTGAAGGGTGTATCTAAAAAAGAGGCAATTGCAGAAGGCAAGCAACTACTTGATAAGGTAGGACTTCAAGATAAATATGAGGCGTATCCTTCTAGTTTATCTGGTGGTCAGCAACAGCGCGTCGCAATAGCGCGAGCACTGGCTATGAAGCCCACACTCATGCTATTTGACGAACCAACATCCGCGCTAGATCCAGAGCTAGTTGGCGAAGTTCTAGATACGATGAAACAATTGGCGAAGGAAGGCATGACGATGATTATTGTCACACATGAAATGGGTTTTGCGCGTGAAGTAGCCAATAAAACCGTGTTTATGCATGATGGTGTCATTATCGAAGGTGGTCCCTCCAAAGAGTTTTTTGCAAATCCAAAAGAGCTACGCACAAAAGAGTTCTTAGGAAAGGTTTTATCTTAA
- the yihA gene encoding ribosome biogenesis GTP-binding protein YihA/YsxC → MKVTDVELTISAAKPDQFPKGLFPEVALSGRSNVGKSSFINTLLQRKGMARTSQRPGKTQTLNYYWINDRFHFVDVPGYGYAKVSKSEREAWGRVMEVYFQEREQLKGVVQLVDVRHKPTEDDVMMYEWLKYHELPVIVIATKADKIGRSKWAAHVDRVKKELQVVEDDPVILFSSETGLGKEKAWSAITEKLFS, encoded by the coding sequence ATGAAGGTAACAGATGTTGAATTAACAATAAGTGCAGCAAAACCGGATCAATTTCCAAAAGGGCTCTTCCCAGAAGTAGCCCTTTCTGGACGTTCAAACGTAGGGAAATCCTCGTTTATTAATACGCTTTTACAACGAAAAGGGATGGCGAGAACGTCACAGCGACCAGGTAAAACACAAACGTTAAACTACTACTGGATTAATGATCGTTTTCACTTTGTTGATGTACCTGGATATGGCTATGCAAAAGTGTCAAAGTCAGAGCGTGAAGCATGGGGTCGCGTCATGGAGGTATACTTCCAAGAACGTGAGCAACTAAAGGGTGTTGTCCAGTTAGTTGATGTTAGACACAAGCCAACTGAGGACGACGTAATGATGTACGAATGGTTAAAGTACCACGAGCTTCCTGTGATCGTTATAGCAACTAAGGCCGATAAAATCGGTCGGTCAAAATGGGCAGCGCACGTGGACCGTGTTAAAAAAGAGCTTCAAGTAGTAGAGGACGACCCTGTTATTCTCTTTTCCTCTGAAACAGGTTTAGGCAAAGAGAAGGCTTGGTCGGCTATCACGGAGAAGCTATTTAGCTGA
- the lon gene encoding endopeptidase La, translated as MSKKTATKLPVLPLRGLLVYPTMVLHLDVGRKKSVSALEKAMVEDNQIFLVTQKEVSTEEPEEADMYTIGTVATVKQMLKLPNGTIRVLVEGLYRGRIESFQQSEEYDTVGIEKIDERQEATVEEQALMRNVLEQFEQYIQLSKKISQETYATVADISEPGRLADIVASHLPLKMVQKQEVLETLTLEERLKLILRTLSNEREVLGLEKKIGQRVKKSMERTQKEYYLREQMKAIQKELGDREGKEGETEELRERIYDASMPEAIEEKALKELQRYEKMPANAAESSVIRNYIDWLVQLPWNDETEDLHNIKRSESILNEDHYGLEKVKERVLEYLAVQQLTKELKGPILCLAGPPGVGKTSLARSIARSLGRNFVRMSLGGVRDEAEIRGHRRTYVGAMPGRVIQGMKKAGTTNPVFLLDEIDKMANDFRGDPSAALLEVLDPEQNNTFSDHFIEDPYDLSKVMFVTTANNISTIPAPLRDRMEIINISGYTEVEKLEISKGYLLPKQIKDHGLSKSQLQMRDDAILEVVRYYTREAGVRNLERQLATVARKAAKMIVSEEKKRVVVTPKNIESMLGKRYFRYGKAELEDQIGAATGLAYTVAGGDTLQIEVALSPGDGKLTLTGKLGDVMKESAQAAFSYIRSKSGELSVAPDFNKKHDIHIHVPEGATPKDGPSAGITMATALISALTNQPVKKEVGMTGEITLRGRVLPIGGLKEKAMSAHRAGLTHIIMPKDNEKDLDDIPESVKKDLTFLPVSHLDEVLKHALVRDSK; from the coding sequence GTGAGCAAAAAAACAGCAACGAAACTCCCAGTACTCCCACTTCGAGGACTACTAGTATACCCAACAATGGTCCTGCACTTAGACGTTGGCAGGAAAAAATCAGTCAGTGCTCTCGAGAAAGCAATGGTAGAGGATAATCAAATCTTTTTAGTTACGCAAAAAGAGGTATCCACGGAAGAGCCTGAAGAAGCAGATATGTACACAATTGGTACAGTTGCGACAGTTAAGCAAATGCTTAAACTGCCTAACGGTACGATTCGCGTACTTGTGGAAGGATTATACAGAGGCCGAATTGAAAGCTTTCAGCAATCGGAAGAATACGATACTGTTGGCATTGAGAAGATTGATGAGCGTCAGGAAGCGACTGTTGAAGAGCAGGCGTTAATGCGAAATGTGCTAGAGCAGTTTGAACAATATATTCAGCTGTCTAAGAAAATTTCTCAAGAAACTTATGCGACAGTTGCAGATATTAGTGAGCCAGGAAGATTAGCTGATATCGTGGCTTCACACCTACCGCTCAAAATGGTTCAAAAGCAAGAGGTGTTGGAGACATTAACGCTAGAAGAGCGACTAAAGCTCATCTTGCGCACGCTTAGCAATGAGCGCGAAGTGCTTGGTCTTGAGAAGAAAATCGGACAGCGCGTGAAGAAATCGATGGAACGCACGCAAAAAGAGTACTACTTGCGCGAGCAAATGAAGGCGATTCAAAAAGAGCTCGGAGATCGCGAGGGGAAAGAAGGCGAGACCGAAGAGCTTCGTGAGCGCATTTATGATGCAAGTATGCCAGAAGCTATCGAAGAAAAGGCCTTGAAGGAACTACAGCGCTACGAAAAAATGCCGGCTAACGCAGCGGAAAGCTCTGTGATCCGCAACTATATCGATTGGCTCGTGCAACTCCCTTGGAATGATGAGACAGAAGATCTTCACAACATTAAACGTTCCGAAAGCATCTTGAATGAAGATCATTATGGTCTTGAAAAAGTGAAAGAGCGTGTGTTGGAATATCTAGCTGTCCAACAGCTAACAAAAGAGCTGAAGGGTCCTATTTTATGCCTTGCAGGACCTCCTGGAGTGGGGAAGACGTCTCTAGCACGCTCTATTGCTCGCTCACTTGGTCGTAACTTCGTTCGAATGTCATTAGGTGGCGTGAGAGACGAAGCGGAGATTCGAGGACACAGACGCACGTACGTAGGCGCTATGCCAGGTCGAGTTATTCAAGGAATGAAAAAAGCGGGTACTACAAATCCTGTTTTCTTATTAGACGAGATCGATAAAATGGCGAATGATTTCCGCGGAGATCCGTCAGCGGCACTTTTAGAAGTGTTAGATCCAGAGCAAAACAATACGTTTAGCGATCATTTTATCGAAGATCCATATGATTTATCGAAAGTCATGTTTGTCACGACAGCAAATAATATTTCTACCATTCCGGCTCCTTTAAGAGACAGAATGGAGATTATCAACATTAGCGGATATACAGAGGTAGAGAAACTAGAGATCTCCAAAGGCTATTTGTTACCAAAGCAAATTAAGGATCACGGGCTTTCCAAGTCACAGTTGCAAATGCGTGATGACGCCATTCTTGAAGTCGTTAGATACTACACGCGAGAAGCGGGTGTCCGTAATCTGGAGCGCCAGCTTGCGACAGTTGCTCGCAAGGCAGCTAAAATGATTGTTTCGGAAGAGAAGAAGCGAGTAGTTGTTACTCCTAAGAATATTGAATCGATGCTTGGTAAACGTTACTTCCGCTACGGCAAAGCCGAGCTTGAGGACCAAATTGGAGCAGCAACAGGACTTGCTTATACAGTTGCAGGCGGAGATACGTTACAAATCGAAGTCGCGCTTTCACCGGGTGATGGAAAGCTAACTTTAACTGGTAAGCTTGGTGATGTAATGAAAGAATCTGCTCAGGCAGCATTTAGCTACATCAGGTCGAAGTCAGGTGAACTGTCTGTAGCTCCTGATTTTAATAAAAAGCATGACATTCATATTCACGTTCCGGAAGGCGCAACACCTAAGGATGGGCCATCTGCCGGAATTACGATGGCGACTGCCCTCATCTCTGCGTTAACAAACCAGCCAGTGAAGAAAGAAGTAGGCATGACTGGTGAGATTACGTTAAGAGGACGCGTACTTCCAATTGGTGGATTGAAAGAAAAAGCTATGAGTGCTCACCGAGCAGGGTTGACACATATCATCATGCCAAAGGATAATGAAAAGGATCTTGATGATATTCCGGAGAGCGTCAAAAAGGATTTAACGTTCCTTCCTGTCTCTCATCTTGACGAAGTCTTAAAACATGCATTAGTGAGGGATAGTAAATGA